The following are encoded together in the Gilvimarinus sp. DA14 genome:
- the radA gene encoding DNA repair protein RadA — protein sequence MASKQKVAYVCNECGADFSKWQGQCSECGTWNSVVEMKLGPAPKGGARNAQFSGYAGSAGSKVQTLADISLEDLPRLSTGTGEFDRVLGGGLVPGSVVLIGGHPGAGKSTVLLQTLCKIAEQLSCLYVTGEESLQQVAMRANRLGLPTDKLQMLSETSVELIGQAAEQLQPKVMVVDSIQVVHLSDIQSAPGSVSQVREAAAYLTRFAKQTGTVVILVGHVTKDGSLAGPKVLEHMIDCSILLEGSHDSRFRTLRGNKNRFGAVNELGVFAMTEKGLKEVSNPSAIFLQRGDEVASGSVVMVMWEGTRPLLVEIQALVDDSHLGNPRRVAVGLDQNRLSMLLAVLHRHGGVLVGDQDVFVNVVGGVRVAETSADLALVLAIVSSFRDRPLAHDLMVFGEIGLSGEIRPVPSGQERLREAAKHGFKRAIVPIGNAPKAMDGIEIVAVKSLSEALAAIE from the coding sequence ATGGCTAGCAAACAAAAAGTCGCTTACGTCTGCAATGAATGTGGTGCCGATTTCTCCAAGTGGCAGGGGCAGTGCAGCGAGTGTGGTACCTGGAACTCGGTGGTGGAAATGAAATTGGGGCCGGCGCCCAAAGGCGGGGCGCGCAATGCTCAGTTTAGTGGTTACGCCGGTAGCGCTGGCTCCAAAGTGCAGACTCTGGCGGATATCAGCCTGGAGGACTTGCCACGTTTGAGTACCGGCACGGGTGAGTTTGACCGGGTGCTGGGCGGTGGCCTGGTTCCCGGCTCGGTGGTGTTAATAGGCGGGCACCCAGGCGCGGGTAAAAGTACGGTGCTGCTGCAAACCTTGTGCAAAATCGCTGAGCAATTGAGTTGTCTTTACGTAACAGGTGAAGAGTCGCTGCAGCAGGTCGCTATGCGCGCCAATCGGTTGGGGCTGCCCACCGACAAACTGCAAATGCTGTCGGAAACCAGCGTCGAACTGATCGGGCAGGCGGCCGAGCAGCTGCAGCCCAAGGTGATGGTGGTGGACTCGATTCAGGTGGTGCATTTATCCGATATTCAATCGGCACCTGGTTCGGTATCGCAAGTGCGCGAAGCGGCGGCCTATTTGACGCGCTTTGCCAAACAAACTGGCACCGTGGTTATTTTGGTGGGGCATGTAACCAAAGACGGATCACTGGCAGGGCCCAAGGTGCTTGAGCATATGATTGACTGCTCTATTTTGCTGGAGGGTTCACACGACTCGCGGTTTCGCACCCTGCGTGGCAATAAAAATCGCTTTGGCGCGGTGAACGAGCTTGGCGTGTTTGCCATGACCGAAAAAGGTCTGAAAGAGGTCAGCAACCCCTCCGCCATTTTTTTGCAGCGCGGCGACGAAGTAGCCTCGGGGTCGGTGGTGATGGTGATGTGGGAGGGCACCCGCCCGCTGCTGGTGGAAATTCAAGCTCTGGTGGATGACAGCCATCTGGGCAATCCGCGTCGGGTGGCGGTAGGTTTGGATCAGAATCGGTTGTCCATGTTGCTTGCGGTGCTGCACCGTCACGGCGGAGTGCTGGTTGGCGATCAAGATGTGTTTGTCAATGTGGTGGGTGGCGTGCGTGTGGCCGAAACCAGTGCGGACTTGGCGTTGGTATTGGCCATAGTCTCCAGTTTTCGCGACCGCCCACTGGCGCACGATTTAATGGTGTTTGGCGAGATAGGCCTGTCCGGCGAAATCCGCCCCGTACCCAGCGGTCAGGAGCGTTTGCGCGAAGCGGCGAAGCACGGCTTTAAGCGGGCGATTGTGCCTATTGGCAATGCTCCCAAAGCAATGGATGGTATTGAAATCGTTGCCGTAAAAAGTCTGAGTGAAGCCCTGGCGGCCATTGAATAG
- a CDS encoding YrhK family protein, with protein sequence MSAKLHFCDARLAEQSDRHRQISARYDLWYSLNDLAAGVLFVIGSVLFFSESTQTSATWLFLIGSLLFTVRPAIRVVQDIHLRRMPPQ encoded by the coding sequence ATGAGCGCAAAACTACATTTTTGCGATGCCCGTTTGGCTGAACAAAGTGATCGTCACCGTCAGATAAGTGCTCGCTATGATTTGTGGTACTCGCTCAACGATTTGGCGGCAGGGGTCCTATTTGTTATCGGCAGCGTGCTGTTTTTCTCCGAGTCTACTCAGACCTCCGCCACTTGGTTGTTTCTAATCGGGTCACTATTATTCACCGTGCGTCCGGCCATCCGGGTTGTGCAAGATATTCACTTACGGCGTATGCCGCCGCAATAA
- a CDS encoding YHYH protein has protein sequence MNNPRLLTALASASFLLLGACGGSSGSASEAVTQIIKAQSSVSSSSESADTVSSSSASAASSETSQELPAPAIQSVAEVAVGEQVVLQSVVSDALADVIINFEWSLVQTPPDSSAQLQYANTAQPSFTPDVPGVYQVALTIGVGELSAQATAASVTAFADNIDITEATLARRGGNCTSYQGTYYSQVTDIQRSLPFSGSLQVSVEDDTCTFSLNQIPNHDFNDASAKFASDVSEVVAQYTLPVNPQFADEVTPLQVGVKNVIFLNGVTADLLAAACYGVGDEPLGEEKIGCGPDQESNPWRYDPMSPLNYFGTDAHNAHPQPDGSYHYHGNPRALFELECSSASGPSPLIGFAADGFPVFGPCIEDTGSIRAVTSSYRLKNDGGERLAVAGYETPEAGTGAVASGNYDGQFIGDYEYIEGAGDLDECNGMTYEGQYGYYVTDAYPWILGCFRAAVDDSFMPEGQALENLLHGHDIIGGEEHIHTH, from the coding sequence ATGAATAACCCTCGTTTATTAACAGCTCTGGCCTCTGCCTCTTTCCTCCTGCTGGGCGCCTGCGGAGGTTCCAGCGGTTCTGCCAGCGAGGCTGTGACGCAAATTATCAAAGCGCAGAGTAGTGTCTCCAGCTCCAGCGAAAGCGCAGATACCGTTTCGAGCAGTTCGGCTTCCGCGGCAAGCTCTGAAACATCGCAAGAGTTGCCTGCACCGGCCATTCAGTCGGTTGCCGAGGTGGCCGTGGGAGAGCAAGTGGTACTGCAAAGCGTGGTGTCTGATGCACTTGCTGATGTGATTATCAATTTTGAATGGTCGCTGGTGCAGACGCCGCCAGACAGTAGTGCGCAATTGCAGTACGCTAATACTGCACAACCGAGTTTTACACCGGATGTGCCCGGTGTATATCAGGTTGCTCTGACGATCGGTGTAGGCGAGTTGAGTGCCCAGGCGACAGCAGCGAGTGTGACAGCATTCGCGGATAACATCGATATTACTGAAGCCACGCTCGCGCGTCGTGGCGGAAACTGTACCTCGTACCAGGGTACCTATTATTCACAAGTGACGGATATACAAAGGTCTCTGCCCTTTAGCGGTTCATTGCAGGTCTCTGTTGAGGATGACACCTGTACTTTCAGTCTGAATCAGATTCCCAATCACGACTTTAACGATGCGTCCGCCAAGTTTGCCTCGGATGTCAGCGAGGTGGTTGCGCAGTACACCCTGCCGGTTAACCCCCAGTTCGCCGACGAAGTTACCCCTTTGCAGGTAGGTGTAAAGAACGTTATTTTTCTCAACGGTGTAACAGCTGATCTTTTGGCCGCCGCCTGTTATGGCGTGGGCGACGAGCCATTAGGCGAAGAAAAGATCGGCTGCGGCCCGGATCAGGAAAGCAATCCCTGGCGTTACGATCCTATGTCGCCTTTAAATTATTTTGGTACCGATGCTCACAATGCCCATCCGCAACCGGATGGTAGTTACCATTATCACGGCAATCCGCGCGCGCTGTTTGAGCTCGAGTGCAGCTCGGCTAGCGGGCCTTCACCGCTTATTGGTTTTGCCGCCGATGGCTTTCCCGTGTTCGGCCCCTGCATTGAGGACACGGGTAGTATTCGAGCAGTTACCTCCAGTTACCGGTTAAAAAACGATGGTGGAGAGCGCCTTGCGGTGGCCGGCTACGAGACCCCTGAAGCGGGCACAGGTGCGGTGGCCAGTGGCAATTACGACGGACAGTTTATCGGTGATTACGAGTACATTGAGGGCGCCGGGGATTTGGATGAGTGCAATGGCATGACCTATGAGGGGCAGTACGGCTATTACGTGACCGATGCCTACCCTTGGATACTGGGTTGTTTTCGCGCAGCGGTGGATGACTCATTTATGCCCGAGGGGCAGGCATTGGAAAATTTACTGCATGGGCACGATATTATAGGTGGAGAGGAACATATTCACACGCATTAA
- a CDS encoding sigma-54 dependent transcriptional regulator: MKNNEPLVLVVDDKPANLDILVDYLSSSGLELAVATDGEQALEVASLRQPELVLLDVMMPGMDGFEVCRRLKKLPQGHDFPIIFMSALGDTDSKVKGFTVGAVDYITKPLQREEVLARITTHLTIRQQQLQLREQNRELLSLNRQLQEQIDRRLEAESALHLAGEQLSAVSEREAAQWGIEAFIGQSSAILDLLEQVRALQSAQNTNVLVLGESGTGKELVSRAIHYGSERRAKPFIAVNCSAIPAELADAEFFGHTKGAYTGAVADRAGFFVRADGGTLFLDEIGDMPLPLQAKLLRVLEDGLVTPVGGKNSRRVNVRIVAATNAELSDRVSSGEFRKDLYFRLAGYQITLPPLRERAVDIPLLVQYFAEQLCAQMGRENVEIDAEALVQLRAYHYPGNVRELKNLIEYALIASRGQNIGVRHLHFLEPVAQVASEPTDKQTIQVRAAQGCDEDRIVAQLEERGRIDNAEVQALLGVDHHRASYLLKKLHRDGRLQRCGERRWSYYTLA, encoded by the coding sequence ATGAAAAATAACGAACCTTTAGTGCTGGTGGTCGACGACAAACCCGCGAACCTGGATATATTGGTGGATTACCTTTCCAGCAGTGGCCTTGAGCTTGCGGTGGCAACCGATGGCGAGCAGGCTCTTGAGGTTGCCAGCTTGCGCCAACCCGAACTGGTGTTGCTGGATGTGATGATGCCCGGAATGGACGGCTTTGAGGTCTGTCGACGTTTGAAAAAGCTGCCCCAAGGTCACGACTTTCCGATTATTTTTATGAGCGCACTGGGTGATACCGACAGTAAGGTCAAAGGCTTTACGGTGGGGGCCGTCGATTACATTACCAAGCCTCTGCAGCGAGAAGAGGTACTGGCAAGAATCACCACGCATTTAACGATTCGCCAGCAGCAGCTGCAGTTGCGCGAGCAAAACCGTGAACTCTTGAGTCTTAATCGTCAGCTGCAAGAGCAAATAGACCGTCGTCTTGAGGCGGAAAGTGCGTTGCATCTAGCTGGTGAGCAATTATCGGCGGTGAGTGAGCGCGAAGCGGCGCAGTGGGGTATCGAGGCGTTTATTGGTCAAAGCAGCGCCATTCTCGATTTGCTTGAGCAAGTGCGCGCGCTGCAAAGTGCCCAGAACACCAATGTGTTGGTGTTGGGGGAAAGCGGCACCGGGAAGGAGCTGGTGTCGCGCGCGATCCACTATGGCAGCGAGCGCCGCGCCAAGCCATTTATTGCGGTTAACTGTTCGGCGATACCGGCCGAGCTGGCCGACGCTGAGTTTTTTGGCCACACCAAAGGCGCTTACACAGGTGCGGTGGCGGATCGGGCTGGTTTTTTTGTACGCGCCGATGGCGGCACCCTGTTTCTCGATGAAATAGGTGATATGCCTTTACCCCTGCAGGCAAAGTTGCTGCGTGTGCTGGAAGATGGGTTGGTCACGCCGGTGGGGGGGAAAAACTCCCGGCGGGTGAACGTGCGCATAGTGGCGGCCACCAACGCCGAGCTGAGCGATAGGGTCAGTAGTGGCGAGTTTCGCAAAGATTTATATTTTCGCCTTGCCGGCTACCAAATTACTCTGCCGCCCTTACGCGAGCGGGCCGTGGATATTCCGCTGCTGGTGCAATATTTTGCCGAACAGTTGTGCGCACAGATGGGCCGCGAGAATGTGGAAATCGATGCGGAAGCATTGGTGCAGCTGCGCGCTTATCATTATCCCGGTAATGTGCGCGAATTAAAAAATCTGATCGAATACGCCCTGATCGCCAGTCGCGGGCAGAATATCGGTGTACGGCATTTGCATTTTCTCGAGCCTGTAGCGCAAGTCGCGTCTGAGCCGACCGACAAGCAGACGATACAAGTCCGCGCCGCCCAGGGCTGCGATGAAGACCGGATTGTGGCGCAGCTGGAGGAGCGCGGTCGCATTGACAATGCCGAGGTGCAGGCGTTGCTCGGGGTGGATCATCACCGCGCTTCATATCTACTGAAAAAGCTGCATCGCGACGGACGTTTGCAGCGCTGCGGCGAAAGGCGCTGGAGTTACTACACGCTCGCGTGA
- a CDS encoding diguanylate cyclase domain-containing protein — MMMTATDLNQEPQPLVLLVDDTPANLDVLVEHLSKENIDLMVATSGQEGLELAHQHLPDLILLDVMMPGMDGYTMCEKLMAEPDLADIPVVFLTSRDNELDVEHGLSLGAVDYIVKPFSLPILKARVRNHLALKRRGDLLTQLACTDGLTRVANRRHFDQTLTQEWARAQRSNSELALVMIDIDEFKPYNDRLGHTAGDACLRQIAQALKAALHRPGDLLARYGGEEFVALLPDTDLPSAALIAEQMRLAVQQLQLPHPTALAPAQVSVSMGVASTYPCDLQQAQDLLELADEHLYQAKRMGRNRVYC; from the coding sequence ATGATGATGACTGCAACTGACCTGAACCAAGAGCCGCAACCGCTGGTATTGCTGGTAGACGATACACCCGCCAACCTGGATGTACTGGTTGAACACTTGAGCAAAGAAAATATCGACCTGATGGTGGCCACCTCCGGCCAGGAAGGGCTGGAGTTAGCGCACCAGCACCTGCCGGATTTGATTCTGCTGGATGTGATGATGCCTGGCATGGACGGCTATACCATGTGCGAGAAATTGATGGCTGAACCTGACCTGGCCGATATTCCAGTGGTGTTTCTCACCTCGCGAGACAATGAGCTCGACGTTGAGCACGGTTTGTCCCTGGGCGCCGTAGACTATATTGTCAAACCCTTCTCGCTGCCGATTCTTAAGGCCCGTGTGCGTAATCATTTGGCGCTAAAGCGCCGCGGCGACCTGCTGACCCAGCTAGCCTGTACCGATGGCCTAACCCGTGTAGCCAACCGCCGCCACTTCGATCAAACCCTTACTCAGGAATGGGCGCGGGCGCAACGCAGCAACAGCGAACTGGCCCTGGTGATGATCGATATCGACGAGTTCAAACCTTACAACGACCGCCTAGGACACACTGCTGGAGATGCCTGTTTACGTCAAATAGCTCAAGCTCTGAAAGCAGCGCTGCACCGCCCCGGGGATTTGTTGGCGCGCTATGGCGGAGAAGAGTTTGTCGCCCTGCTGCCCGATACCGACCTGCCGAGTGCCGCACTGATTGCCGAGCAGATGCGCCTAGCCGTGCAGCAATTGCAGCTCCCACATCCCACCGCATTGGCCCCCGCACAGGTGAGCGTCAGCATGGGCGTCGCCAGCACTTACCCATGCGATCTGCAACAAGCCCAAGATCTTCTCGAGCTTGCCGACGAACACCTGTACCAAGCCAAGCGTATGGGACGTAACCGCGTTTATTGTTGA